One genomic window of Gemmatimonadota bacterium includes the following:
- a CDS encoding MoaD/ThiS family protein has protein sequence MRRPVLLFARYAELFGAESVSVDLPDGATVADLIAALRALPGGASLPPQPFVAVAQAQAAPGDRLPADAELALLPPLAGG, from the coding sequence ATGCGTCGGCCGGTCTTGCTGTTCGCGCGGTACGCCGAACTGTTCGGCGCGGAGTCGGTGTCAGTGGATCTCCCCGATGGTGCCACCGTTGCTGATCTGATCGCTGCCCTCCGCGCGTTGCCGGGGGGCGCGTCACTTCCTCCCCAGCCGTTCGTTGCCGTCGCCCAGGCACAGGCCGCCCCCGGCGACCGCCTTCCCGCCGATGCGGAACTGGCCCTGCTCCCGCCGCTCGCGGGAGGCTAA
- a CDS encoding triose-phosphate isomerase: MGRPVLFAANWKMQVAPGEARLYLERFLSLDAPRAGRTLAFFPPAVSLEAVADAIRGHDHIVAGAQDVHWEPKGAFTGAVSVPLVRAAGAGAALIGHSERRHVFGETDAETAKKVAAVLGGGLQAMLCVGETLAQREAGETEAVCARQLQAALAGVAPTADLVIAYEPVWAIGTGKNATPEDANTVHAAIRGVLEGLGLPRTTRVLYGGSVNAGNAAALLAQPELDGVLVGGASLDPDGWAGICSTLAP, translated from the coding sequence ATGGGGCGCCCGGTGTTGTTCGCCGCGAACTGGAAGATGCAGGTCGCCCCCGGTGAGGCACGACTCTACCTCGAGCGCTTTCTCTCGCTCGACGCGCCGCGTGCCGGCCGCACGCTGGCGTTCTTTCCACCGGCCGTGTCGCTCGAAGCAGTGGCCGACGCCATCCGCGGACATGATCACATCGTCGCCGGTGCGCAGGACGTGCACTGGGAGCCGAAGGGCGCCTTCACCGGGGCGGTCAGCGTCCCGCTCGTGCGCGCCGCCGGTGCGGGTGCCGCGCTGATCGGCCACAGCGAACGGCGGCACGTCTTCGGGGAGACCGACGCCGAGACGGCCAAGAAGGTGGCGGCGGTGCTCGGCGGTGGCCTCCAGGCGATGCTCTGCGTCGGCGAGACGCTCGCGCAGCGCGAGGCCGGGGAGACCGAGGCTGTCTGCGCCAGGCAGCTCCAGGCCGCGCTCGCCGGTGTGGCACCGACGGCCGACCTGGTGATCGCCTACGAACCGGTCTGGGCGATCGGCACCGGCAAGAACGCCACCCCGGAGGACGCCAACACGGTCCACGCCGCCATTCGCGGGGTGCTGGAGGGGTTGGGCCTCCCGAGGACGACCCGAGTCCTCTACGGCGGCTCCGTCAACGCCGGCAACGCGGCCGCCCTCCTGGCCCAGCCCGAGCTCGACGGGGTGCTGGTCGGTGGCGCCTCGCTCGACCCGGATGGGTGGGCGGGGATTTGCTCGACGCTGGCCCCCTAG
- a CDS encoding M20/M25/M40 family metallo-hydrolase, whose translation MRSALVVGAAGWWRVLGSPSLVVMLLSISSRSSQALLLTTLVALATPAAAQQPLPLKYKGPMTTPAISAGDLMTRLYVYADDSMMGRRFGTEDNIRATAYIEREVRRLGLRPGGDNGTFFQNLSTYGRMLDRASTASAGGAALVVGKDLTGNQIGNRTGTAIYGGMRGDSVTPEQIKGKVVVVTTPLASGAAGRGPISPALYAGAAALVMVGPATLPAMAVNARVTETPNTLVGAAVAETSPLQLTITPRVAELLFGKPIEQVAKGTEGAVLAANINFTAAPVPTRNVVAILPGTDPTLKSQYVLIGAHNDHVGYNNRPADHDSLKAFAEVFLIQGADSRPSPDALKDPVKWAMVNGKIAAARRIRTAPRADSIYNGADDDGSGSVTVLEVAEAFAKGVIKPKRSVIFIWQTGEESGMIGSGYFVDHPTVPRDSIVAAVNMDMVGRGFASDVTGSTKAGGLIYGGAGYLQLVGSRRLSKEYGDLVESVNTDKKHGFTFDYEIDADGHPQNIYCRSDHWSYAKYGIPVVFFTTGGHSDYHQVTDEPQYINYGHMADVAKLSFDVVLRAANLDHRVKLDKEGPFNPKASCRQ comes from the coding sequence GTGCGTAGTGCTCTCGTTGTTGGCGCCGCCGGGTGGTGGCGCGTCCTTGGTTCCCCTTCACTCGTGGTGATGCTCTTGTCGATTTCCTCCCGTTCCAGCCAGGCGTTGCTGCTGACGACGCTCGTCGCCCTCGCCACCCCTGCCGCGGCACAGCAGCCGCTCCCGCTCAAGTACAAGGGGCCGATGACGACCCCGGCGATCTCGGCCGGCGACCTGATGACCCGGCTCTACGTCTATGCCGACGACTCGATGATGGGCCGCCGCTTCGGCACCGAGGACAACATCCGTGCGACGGCCTACATCGAGCGCGAAGTGCGCCGGCTCGGCCTGCGCCCGGGTGGCGACAACGGCACCTTCTTCCAGAACCTCTCGACGTACGGCCGGATGCTCGACCGGGCGAGCACGGCCTCGGCGGGCGGCGCGGCGTTGGTCGTCGGCAAGGACCTCACCGGGAATCAGATCGGCAACCGGACCGGCACCGCGATCTATGGCGGCATGCGCGGGGACTCGGTCACGCCGGAGCAGATCAAGGGGAAGGTCGTCGTGGTCACCACGCCACTCGCGAGCGGGGCGGCGGGTCGCGGGCCGATCTCGCCGGCGCTCTACGCCGGTGCGGCCGCGCTGGTGATGGTTGGCCCGGCGACCCTCCCGGCGATGGCCGTCAATGCCAGGGTTACGGAAACGCCGAACACCTTGGTTGGCGCCGCGGTCGCGGAGACGTCGCCGCTGCAGTTGACCATCACGCCGCGCGTCGCCGAACTGCTGTTCGGCAAGCCGATTGAGCAGGTCGCCAAGGGCACCGAAGGGGCCGTCCTCGCGGCGAACATCAACTTCACGGCGGCACCGGTCCCGACGCGCAACGTCGTGGCGATCCTCCCCGGTACCGATCCGACGTTGAAGTCGCAGTACGTCCTCATCGGCGCGCACAACGACCACGTCGGCTACAACAACCGCCCGGCCGACCACGACTCGCTCAAGGCCTTCGCCGAGGTGTTCCTGATTCAGGGTGCCGACAGCCGTCCCTCGCCGGACGCGCTGAAGGATCCGGTCAAGTGGGCGATGGTGAACGGCAAGATCGCCGCGGCCCGCCGGATCCGGACGGCACCGCGCGCGGACTCGATCTACAACGGCGCGGACGATGACGGCTCGGGCAGCGTCACCGTGCTCGAGGTGGCGGAGGCGTTTGCCAAGGGCGTCATCAAGCCGAAGCGCTCGGTGATCTTCATCTGGCAGACGGGTGAAGAGTCGGGGATGATCGGGTCGGGGTACTTCGTCGACCATCCGACCGTTCCGCGCGATTCGATCGTCGCGGCGGTCAACATGGACATGGTCGGTCGCGGCTTCGCCTCGGACGTCACGGGCAGCACCAAGGCCGGTGGCCTGATCTACGGCGGCGCCGGCTACCTCCAGCTGGTTGGCTCGCGCCGGCTCTCGAAGGAGTACGGTGACCTCGTCGAATCGGTGAACACCGACAAGAAGCATGGCTTCACGTTCGACTATGAGATCGATGCGGACGGCCATCCGCAGAACATCTACTGCCGCAGCGACCACTGGAGCTACGCCAAGTACGGCATCCCGGTCGTCTTCTTCACGACCGGCGGCCACTCGGATTACCACCAGGTGACCGATGAGCCGCAGTACATCAACTACGGCCACATGGCCGATGTGGCGAAGCTCAGCTTCGATGTCGTGCTCCGTGCGGCGAACCTCGATCATCGCGTGAAGCTCGACAAGGAAGGGCCGTTCAACCCCAAGGCGAGCTGCCGCCAGTAG
- a CDS encoding ComF family protein, whose product MVAWGEVARRAERWLLPSECLVCQQPVVEPDEPLVCAGCRVQWRALPEPRCAICGEPSPLGLACRLCAQWPAGIGPVQSAVFLDDRVRPLVHRFKYLGWWRLADAFAVRMAPLLAGRPDADLVPIPLAAGRRRQRGYNQAEVLARALGRRAGWPVRPERLVRCRETPTQTRLAPEARLANLAEAFGAIPSARGVILVDDVFTTGATLVSAAGALLDAGAPQVEAITFARAEPPLVGAAARLRPLTHSRWSEEPV is encoded by the coding sequence ATGGTCGCCTGGGGTGAAGTGGCCCGACGGGCGGAGCGCTGGCTCCTCCCGTCGGAATGCCTCGTCTGCCAGCAACCGGTGGTCGAGCCGGACGAGCCCCTCGTCTGCGCCGGCTGCCGGGTGCAGTGGCGCGCCCTCCCCGAGCCCCGCTGTGCCATCTGTGGCGAACCATCTCCGCTTGGTCTGGCGTGCCGACTCTGCGCCCAGTGGCCGGCCGGGATCGGTCCGGTGCAATCCGCCGTCTTCCTTGATGACCGGGTCCGCCCCCTCGTGCATCGCTTCAAGTACCTCGGCTGGTGGCGGCTGGCGGACGCCTTCGCGGTCCGGATGGCGCCATTGCTGGCTGGGCGGCCCGACGCGGATCTGGTCCCGATCCCGCTGGCGGCAGGGAGGCGGCGGCAGCGGGGCTACAACCAAGCCGAGGTGTTGGCCCGGGCGCTCGGGCGGCGTGCAGGGTGGCCGGTCCGTCCGGAGCGGCTCGTCCGCTGCCGTGAAACCCCGACGCAGACCCGCCTGGCCCCCGAGGCCCGGCTGGCCAATCTCGCCGAGGCGTTTGGTGCCATTCCGAGTGCCCGAGGCGTCATTCTTGTGGATGATGTATTCACCACCGGAGCGACATTAGTTTCCGCTGCTGGGGCGTTGCTCGATGCCGGAGCTCCCCAGGTGGAAGCGATCACCTTTGCGCGCGCCGAACCACCCTTGGTGGGCGCCGCTGCCCGATTGAGACCCTTGACCCACTCTCGCTGGAGTGAGGAGCCCGTATGA
- the moaA gene encoding GTP 3',8-cyclase MoaA, whose amino-acid sequence MSGVLDQFGRPLGSLRISVTDRCNLRCRYCMPEEEYTWLPRASLLSFEEITRLATAFASLGVSKLRLTGGEPLLRRDLAQLVATLVAVPGIREVALTTNGLLLAQQAEALKAAGLHRVTISLDTLRADRMAAFAKSTHHGDALEGISAAIRAGFAGIKLNTVVVRGFNDDELVDLARFATRAGLEPRYIEYMDVGGATDWDSTQVVPREEILARLAEAFGAVTAEPRHGDPRAPAERYRFADGTVVGVISSTTAPFCRDCDRARLTADGTLYRCLYAPSGIDLRTALRDGSDDVAIRDILRAAWASRRDRGAEERTAVQERGILVPLEGLRADPRKEMHVRGG is encoded by the coding sequence ATGAGCGGCGTGCTCGACCAGTTCGGCCGCCCGCTCGGCTCGCTGCGGATCTCGGTGACCGATCGCTGCAACCTTCGGTGCCGCTACTGCATGCCCGAGGAGGAGTACACCTGGTTGCCGCGGGCGTCGCTTCTCTCCTTCGAGGAGATCACCCGCCTGGCGACTGCCTTCGCGTCGCTCGGTGTCTCGAAGCTGCGACTCACCGGTGGCGAGCCACTGCTTCGGCGCGACCTCGCACAACTCGTCGCGACGTTGGTGGCGGTGCCGGGCATCCGGGAAGTGGCCCTCACGACCAACGGCCTGCTGCTCGCGCAGCAGGCGGAGGCGCTGAAGGCCGCGGGGCTGCATCGCGTGACCATTTCGCTCGACACCCTGCGCGCCGATCGGATGGCGGCCTTTGCCAAGAGCACGCACCATGGCGATGCGCTCGAAGGGATCTCCGCCGCCATCCGCGCGGGATTTGCCGGCATCAAGCTCAACACGGTGGTCGTGCGGGGCTTCAACGACGACGAGCTCGTCGACCTGGCTCGCTTCGCGACGCGCGCCGGCCTCGAGCCACGCTACATCGAGTACATGGATGTCGGCGGCGCCACCGATTGGGACTCGACGCAGGTCGTCCCGCGCGAGGAGATCCTGGCGCGATTGGCCGAGGCGTTCGGCGCGGTGACCGCCGAGCCGCGGCATGGCGATCCGCGGGCGCCGGCCGAGCGGTATCGCTTCGCCGACGGCACGGTGGTCGGGGTCATTTCGTCGACCACGGCCCCGTTCTGTCGGGATTGCGATCGGGCACGCCTCACGGCCGACGGGACGCTCTATCGCTGCCTCTACGCGCCGAGCGGGATCGACCTGCGGACCGCGCTTCGGGACGGGAGCGACGACGTCGCGATCCGCGACATCCTCCGCGCGGCCTGGGCGTCACGCCGGGACCGCGGGGCCGAGGAGCGGACAGCGGTGCAGGAACGTGGCATTCTGGTGCCGCTGGAAGGCCTTCGGGCCGATCCGCGCAAGGAAATGCACGTGCGGGGCGGCTGA
- the secG gene encoding preprotein translocase subunit SecG: MFGFLLTLMILDALILAAVVLMQAGQGGGLASLGGGGVQAIGGRQATTILTKATWITGGAFMGLALLLSAIAPGRATAASEVQQKLQQGAQQAPVPTSPLEGTTAPPPVTTAPAPAPGTTPAPAPAGTKQP; the protein is encoded by the coding sequence ATGTTCGGTTTTCTGCTGACGTTGATGATTCTCGACGCCCTGATCCTCGCGGCGGTCGTTCTGATGCAGGCTGGCCAAGGCGGCGGGCTTGCCTCGCTCGGCGGCGGCGGCGTGCAGGCGATCGGCGGCCGTCAGGCCACCACGATCCTGACCAAGGCCACCTGGATCACTGGCGGCGCCTTCATGGGCCTCGCACTGCTCCTCTCGGCGATCGCGCCGGGCAGGGCCACTGCGGCCAGCGAGGTGCAGCAGAAGCTGCAGCAGGGGGCCCAGCAGGCGCCCGTGCCGACCTCGCCGCTCGAGGGTACCACGGCTCCCCCGCCGGTCACCACGGCGCCCGCTCCCGCTCCCGGGACGACGCCAGCACCGGCGCCCGCCGGGACCAAGCAGCCGTGA
- a CDS encoding molybdenum cofactor biosynthesis protein MoaE → MASVSAPDRGALATFVGLVRDHHAGRGVLGLEYSAYGAMAEAACARIVAEAEGQWKVRVALAHRLGGLTVGEAAVIVVAASAHRDAAFEACRWVIEAVKAQVPIWKRERYLDGSEAWVDPTAPDGTVPTGGTP, encoded by the coding sequence ATGGCGTCGGTCTCCGCTCCCGACCGTGGGGCGTTGGCGACCTTCGTTGGCCTCGTCCGCGACCATCACGCCGGTCGGGGCGTCCTGGGACTGGAGTACAGCGCCTACGGGGCGATGGCCGAGGCGGCCTGCGCCCGGATCGTGGCGGAGGCCGAGGGGCAGTGGAAGGTCAGGGTCGCCCTGGCGCACCGGCTGGGTGGGCTGACCGTTGGTGAGGCCGCCGTGATCGTCGTGGCGGCCTCTGCGCACCGCGACGCCGCATTTGAGGCCTGCCGCTGGGTGATCGAGGCCGTGAAGGCCCAGGTGCCAATCTGGAAGCGGGAGCGGTACCTCGATGGTAGCGAGGCATGGGTCGATCCGACCGCGCCTGACGGAACCGTGCCGACCGGAGGCACGCCATGA
- the carA gene encoding glutamine-hydrolyzing carbamoyl-phosphate synthase small subunit: protein MATNAGGTLRPAFVLLEDGSWFAGQLVGPIAKGFGEVVFTTNLTGYQETFTDPSYLGQIVVMTAPMIGNYGITATDDESAHPQVSGVVVRELAEHYSNWQAVTSLPEWLAAAGVPIITGVDTRRLTRHIRERGAMRGVIAEGNGPTDALRAELAASPSMNGLDLASRATVTESYVQGSGPSVVAIDFGMKRNIVRMLESTGLRVEVVPAETTAAEILAKAPDGLFLSNGPGDPAAVGYARETIRAVAEAGVPTFGICLGHQLVGLAFGGATAKLPYGHRGGNHPVKELATGKVLITTQNHGFAVQGTEAGIPGAPELAVTHLNLNDGTVEGLKHTRLPVFAVQYHPEAAPGPHDAFPHFGEFLEAIRVRRAEKGATS from the coding sequence ATGGCGACCAACGCAGGCGGGACACTTCGTCCCGCCTTCGTTTTGTTGGAGGACGGCAGCTGGTTCGCCGGCCAACTGGTCGGACCGATCGCCAAGGGGTTCGGTGAAGTCGTCTTCACCACCAACCTCACCGGCTATCAGGAAACGTTCACCGATCCCAGCTACCTCGGCCAGATCGTCGTGATGACGGCGCCGATGATCGGCAACTACGGCATCACCGCGACCGACGACGAATCCGCGCACCCGCAGGTGAGCGGCGTGGTCGTGCGGGAGCTGGCCGAGCACTACTCGAACTGGCAGGCGGTGACGTCGCTGCCTGAGTGGCTTGCCGCCGCCGGCGTGCCGATCATCACGGGCGTCGACACCCGCCGGTTGACGCGGCACATCCGCGAACGCGGCGCGATGCGCGGCGTGATCGCCGAGGGGAACGGGCCGACTGATGCGCTGCGCGCCGAACTCGCCGCATCGCCATCGATGAACGGCCTCGACCTCGCCTCGCGTGCGACGGTCACCGAGTCGTATGTGCAGGGCAGCGGGCCATCGGTGGTGGCGATCGACTTCGGGATGAAGCGCAACATTGTCCGGATGCTCGAGTCGACCGGCCTCCGCGTCGAGGTCGTGCCGGCCGAGACGACCGCCGCCGAGATTCTGGCGAAGGCGCCTGATGGGCTCTTCCTCTCGAATGGTCCGGGCGATCCGGCCGCCGTTGGCTATGCCCGCGAGACGATTCGTGCGGTCGCCGAGGCCGGCGTCCCGACCTTCGGGATCTGCCTTGGGCACCAGCTGGTCGGGCTCGCCTTCGGGGGCGCCACCGCCAAGCTGCCGTACGGCCACCGGGGCGGTAATCACCCCGTGAAGGAGCTGGCGACGGGGAAGGTCCTGATCACCACCCAGAACCACGGATTCGCGGTCCAGGGCACGGAAGCGGGCATTCCCGGGGCCCCGGAGCTGGCGGTGACCCACCTCAATCTGAACGACGGGACGGTGGAGGGGCTCAAGCACACTCGGCTCCCCGTCTTCGCGGTCCAGTACCACCCCGAAGCGGCTCCGGGGCCCCATGATGCCTTCCCGCACTTCGGCGAGTTCCTGGAGGCGATCCGGGTCCGGCGAGCCGAAAAGGGCGCAACCTCTTGA
- a CDS encoding integration host factor subunit beta has translation MTKADLVEQVTAAIARTSGPMISKKDCARVVDAFLDAVKLAMRDQHNIEVRGFGTFKIRRRKTRMARNPRTGDPVEVAARPVPVFKPSKELRALVAHEEYIDDGSEMDDDE, from the coding sequence ATGACCAAAGCCGATCTCGTCGAACAAGTCACTGCCGCCATCGCCCGAACGTCGGGGCCGATGATCTCCAAGAAGGACTGCGCCCGCGTGGTGGACGCCTTCCTGGACGCCGTGAAGTTGGCGATGCGCGACCAGCACAACATCGAAGTCCGCGGCTTCGGGACGTTCAAGATCCGTCGTCGCAAGACGCGCATGGCGCGCAATCCGCGCACCGGTGATCCGGTGGAAGTGGCCGCGCGTCCCGTGCCGGTGTTCAAGCCCAGCAAGGAGTTGCGGGCACTCGTCGCTCACGAGGAATACATCGACGATGGGTCGGAGATGGACGACGACGAGTGA
- a CDS encoding phosphoglycerate kinase → MSKRTLASLEGVHLDGQRVVVRVDLNVPITDGVVGDDTRIRASLPTIRYLRDKGARVVLLSHLGRPKGGPDPKYSLRPVARALEVALGFPVTFLPDPTSDDAAATVRHMPRGGVALAENTRFYPGEEKNDEALAQRFAALGTMYVNDAFGSAHRAHSSTAAIAHLLKPAVSGFLMEKELTFLGEAVNKPVRPFVAILGGAKISGKIDLIEALLPKVDHILVGGAMACTFFKAMGLEVGNSLVELDRVEMAKELIAKAGSKLVLPTGARIAERLEPHAVTRGVPRDGIPAGWAMYDIDASSVMQFSAIIAGARTVIWNGPMGVFEMPPFDAGTMGVARALASATASGAITIVGGGDSAAAIVAAGLESQVTHVSTGGGASLEFLEGKPLPGVEALDDA, encoded by the coding sequence GTGAGCAAGCGGACCCTCGCCTCGCTCGAGGGGGTGCACCTCGACGGGCAACGTGTCGTGGTTCGGGTGGATCTGAACGTCCCGATCACCGATGGCGTGGTCGGCGACGACACGCGGATCCGGGCGTCGTTGCCCACGATCCGTTACCTCCGCGACAAGGGCGCGCGAGTGGTCCTGCTCTCGCACCTCGGCCGTCCCAAGGGCGGTCCCGATCCGAAGTATTCGCTCCGCCCGGTGGCTCGCGCGCTCGAAGTGGCATTGGGTTTCCCGGTGACGTTCCTGCCGGATCCGACCAGCGATGACGCCGCCGCGACGGTGCGGCACATGCCGCGCGGTGGTGTCGCGCTGGCGGAGAACACCCGCTTCTATCCGGGCGAGGAGAAGAACGACGAGGCGCTGGCGCAGCGCTTCGCCGCGCTCGGCACCATGTATGTCAACGACGCGTTCGGCTCGGCGCATCGCGCCCACAGCAGCACGGCAGCGATCGCGCATCTGCTCAAGCCGGCCGTCTCCGGCTTCTTGATGGAGAAGGAACTGACGTTCCTCGGCGAGGCCGTCAACAAACCGGTGCGCCCGTTCGTCGCCATTCTCGGTGGCGCCAAGATCTCGGGGAAGATCGACCTCATCGAGGCGCTGCTCCCGAAGGTCGATCATATCCTGGTCGGCGGCGCGATGGCGTGCACCTTCTTCAAGGCGATGGGACTCGAGGTCGGCAACTCGCTGGTTGAGCTCGACCGGGTCGAGATGGCCAAGGAACTGATTGCCAAGGCCGGCAGCAAACTGGTCCTGCCGACCGGGGCGCGAATCGCCGAGCGACTCGAGCCGCACGCGGTGACGCGCGGCGTGCCACGCGATGGCATCCCGGCGGGCTGGGCGATGTACGACATCGACGCATCGAGCGTGATGCAGTTCTCGGCGATCATCGCGGGCGCACGCACCGTCATCTGGAACGGCCCGATGGGGGTGTTCGAGATGCCGCCGTTCGACGCCGGCACGATGGGCGTGGCGCGCGCGCTGGCGTCGGCCACGGCATCGGGGGCGATCACCATCGTGGGCGGCGGCGACTCGGCTGCCGCGATTGTGGCCGCCGGACTGGAGTCGCAGGTGACGCACGTCTCGACCGGTGGCGGTGCATCGCTCGAGTTTCTTGAAGGGAAGCCGTTGCCGGGTGTCGAAGCATTGGACGACGCCTGA
- a CDS encoding shikimate dehydrogenase, with amino-acid sequence MRISANTRLFALLGDPVSHSLSPRMQNAGFLAAGLDAVYVAMPCSAAQLPTLADTLVASGGGGNITIPHKNAAAALPGVRDERVQALGVANVFGRGVDGGTMLGNSDVDGILSALDRLEAPATAWHLLGTGGSARAVVGAARERGARIAVRSRAPGRGEAFLAWCASVGVAAAAAEECEVVINATPLGLAGGDGMPIDPSQGPALRAALDLTYLERGPTRWVEACRARGLRADDGRHILLVQGAASWRLWFPGLTAPMAILQAALDGRLG; translated from the coding sequence GTGAGGATCAGCGCCAACACCCGCCTCTTTGCCCTGCTTGGCGATCCGGTGTCGCACTCGCTCTCGCCGCGCATGCAGAACGCCGGCTTCCTCGCCGCGGGTCTGGATGCGGTGTACGTCGCGATGCCGTGCAGTGCCGCCCAGCTCCCGACATTGGCCGACACTTTGGTGGCCAGCGGTGGTGGCGGCAACATCACCATTCCGCACAAGAACGCTGCCGCCGCTCTGCCTGGTGTGCGCGACGAGCGCGTGCAGGCGCTGGGTGTGGCCAATGTCTTCGGCCGCGGCGTCGACGGTGGCACCATGCTTGGCAACAGCGATGTCGACGGGATTCTCTCGGCGCTCGATCGGCTCGAGGCGCCCGCCACAGCGTGGCATCTGCTTGGGACCGGTGGGAGCGCCCGCGCCGTCGTGGGGGCAGCGCGCGAGCGGGGTGCCCGGATCGCGGTGCGCTCCCGGGCCCCGGGGCGTGGCGAGGCATTTCTGGCGTGGTGTGCCTCCGTGGGCGTGGCCGCCGCGGCGGCCGAGGAGTGCGAGGTGGTCATCAACGCCACACCACTCGGCTTGGCCGGGGGCGATGGCATGCCGATCGATCCGTCGCAGGGACCGGCGCTGCGCGCGGCGCTTGACCTGACCTACCTCGAGCGTGGCCCGACGCGGTGGGTCGAGGCGTGCCGTGCGCGCGGTCTTCGGGCGGATGACGGCCGCCACATTCTGCTCGTGCAGGGCGCGGCCTCGTGGCGACTCTGGTTCCCCGGCCTCACCGCGCCGATGGCCATCCTGCAGGCCGCCCTCGATGGTCGCCTGGGGTGA
- the gap gene encoding type I glyceraldehyde-3-phosphate dehydrogenase: MSIRVGINGFGRIGRNVIRAAKAAGVTDIDFVAVNDLTDTKTLAHLLKYDSVHGRFPGDVRAVEGGLDVGGDLVRVLSERDPAKLPWGELGVDIVLESTGHFTDRDKAALHIQGGAKKVIISAPAKGEDKTFVYGVNHLDYDPTKHHVISNASCTTNCLVPVVKVIRDNFGWVRGYMTTVHSYTNDQNILDLPHKDLRRARAAAMSIIPTSTGAAKATSLVIPEVKGKIDGVALRVPTADVSLVELVCTVEKTTTVEEVNAAFRAAAAGALKGVLFVSDEPLVSVDYTGDRASSTVDALSTAVLEGTMIHVSSWYDNEMGYSARCVDMIRHIGAQL; this comes from the coding sequence ATGAGCATCCGTGTTGGCATCAATGGTTTCGGCCGCATTGGCCGCAACGTGATTCGCGCCGCGAAGGCCGCGGGGGTCACCGACATCGACTTCGTCGCCGTGAACGACCTGACGGACACGAAGACGCTGGCGCACCTCCTCAAGTACGACTCGGTGCACGGCCGCTTCCCGGGCGACGTCCGCGCGGTCGAGGGCGGGCTCGACGTCGGCGGCGACCTGGTGCGCGTCCTCTCCGAGCGCGACCCGGCCAAGCTGCCCTGGGGCGAGCTCGGTGTCGACATCGTGCTCGAATCGACGGGCCACTTCACCGATCGCGACAAGGCGGCGTTGCACATCCAGGGCGGCGCGAAGAAGGTGATCATCTCGGCGCCGGCGAAGGGCGAGGACAAGACCTTCGTCTACGGCGTGAACCACCTCGACTACGATCCGACCAAGCACCACGTCATCTCGAACGCGTCGTGCACCACGAACTGCCTCGTGCCGGTGGTGAAGGTCATCCGCGACAACTTCGGCTGGGTGCGCGGCTACATGACCACCGTGCACAGCTACACCAACGACCAGAACATCCTCGACCTGCCGCACAAGGATCTGCGCCGGGCGCGCGCGGCGGCGATGTCGATCATCCCGACCAGCACTGGCGCCGCGAAGGCCACGTCGCTCGTGATCCCCGAGGTGAAGGGGAAGATCGACGGCGTCGCGCTGCGCGTCCCGACCGCCGACGTCTCGCTCGTCGAGCTGGTCTGCACGGTCGAGAAGACCACCACGGTGGAGGAGGTCAACGCGGCCTTCCGCGCGGCGGCCGCTGGTGCGCTCAAGGGCGTGCTCTTCGTCAGCGATGAGCCGTTGGTCTCGGTGGACTACACCGGCGACCGCGCCTCGAGCACCGTCGACGCGCTCTCGACCGCCGTGCTCGAGGGGACGATGATCCACGTCTCGTCGTGGTATGACAACGAGATGGGGTACTCGGCGCGCTGCGTCGACATGATCCGTCACATCGGCGCGCAGCTGTGA
- a CDS encoding low molecular weight protein arginine phosphatase: MKRILVVCTGNTCRSPLGEVLLRAHLAAESRLADVTVTSAGTNAWSGTPASEGSYLVALERGLDLSAHRATALTIDLVRQADLILTMSRSHATAVLAMGGAGKTHTVVEYAGRRDDFPPDVADPVGGDVEDYRYTADSLDQLMGSVTARLVREARP; encoded by the coding sequence ATGAAGCGCATCCTGGTCGTCTGCACCGGCAACACCTGTCGTTCGCCCTTGGGCGAAGTCTTGCTGCGCGCGCATCTGGCGGCGGAGTCCAGGCTTGCGGACGTCACCGTCACGTCAGCGGGCACCAATGCGTGGAGTGGGACGCCGGCGTCGGAAGGATCGTACCTGGTGGCGCTCGAGCGTGGGCTCGATCTGTCGGCGCATCGCGCGACGGCGCTCACCATTGACCTGGTGCGGCAGGCCGACCTGATCCTGACGATGAGCCGGAGCCACGCCACGGCGGTGCTCGCCATGGGGGGAGCAGGGAAGACCCACACGGTGGTCGAGTATGCCGGCCGCCGCGACGACTTTCCACCGGACGTCGCCGACCCTGTTGGCGGCGATGTCGAGGACTATCGCTACACCGCCGACAGCCTCGACCAGCTCATGGGCTCCGTGACGGCGCGGCTGGTCCGCGAGGCGCGGCCGTGA